A stretch of the Erpetoichthys calabaricus chromosome 3, fErpCal1.3, whole genome shotgun sequence genome encodes the following:
- the LOC127526952 gene encoding trace amine-associated receptor 13c-like has product MESRQPLFDLGYCYPEKNRSCLKLLRKTEDYVALYIFAGVIIGLTMIGNLFVVISVSHFKQLHTTTNFLIVSLAMADFLIGMFVMPLEFHLKIETCWYFSENVCIFYIIYVYFLNLLSIIHLVLISVDRYLAICHPFYYNTKMSGTKMWVAIALCWLLCFFYTLTRVLFTGGVIVTNICAGFCRFYHTNIWYLFNLILTFILPSTTIICLYGKVFIIARSHARAIKSMNEHSTDSKTRNIPNSSQRKAAMTLGIVVIVFLICWIPVYVFPIAVTSSSVLNYIIVDAFSWISQINSCMNPFIYALFYPWFQQSLKLMLTCKIFKPASSVMNLFVKK; this is encoded by the coding sequence ATGGAATCAAGACAACCTCTCTTTGACCTTGGCTACTGCTATCCAGAAAAAAATAGATCCTGCCTTAAATTACTGCGCAAAACAGAAGATTATGTGGCCCTCTACATTTTTGCAGGAGTTATCATTGGGCTTACAATGATAGGAAATCTGTTCGTGGTCATTTCAGTCTCTCATTTCAAACAGCTTCATACAACAACTAACTTTCTTATTGTGTCGCTCGCTATGGCAGATTTCTTAATTGGAATGTTTGTAATGCCTTtagaatttcatcttaaaatagaGACCTGCTGGTACTTCAGTGAAAATGTCTGCATATTTTATatcatatatgtatattttttaaatttactttctaTAATTCATTTGGTTTTAATATCAGTTGATCGTTATTTAGCTATATGTCACCCTTTCTATTATAATACTAAAATGTCAGGAACTAAAATGTGGGTGGCAATTGCTTTGTGTtggctgttgtgttttttttatacattaactAGAGTACTTTTTACTGGAGGTGTAATTGTAACCAATATTTGTGCTGGATTTTGTAGATTTTATCATACAAATATTTGgtatctttttaatttaatacttaCATTTATATTACCTTCTACAAcaattatatgtttatatggaaAAGTATTTATCATTGCAAGAAGTCATGCAAGGGCTATAAAATCTATGAATGAACACTCCACAGACAGCAAAACGAGAAACATACCAAATTCATCACAAAGGAAGGCTGCGATGACTCTAGGAATAGTGGTGATAGTATTTTTGATTTGCTGGATCCCAGTCTATGTGTTCCCTATAGCAGTAACATCAAGCTCAGTTCTTAACTATATTATAGTAGATGCTTTTTCTTGGAtaagtcaaattaattcttgcaTGAATCCATTTATTTATGCGTTGTTTTATCCTTGGTTTCAACAATCTCTAAAACTAATGCtcacatgtaaaatatttaaacccGCATCATCAGTTATGAAcctttttgtaaagaaataa